The following nucleotide sequence is from Corylus avellana chromosome ca7, CavTom2PMs-1.0.
GCAGCTTGCCATTTACGCTAGAAGCTTTCGAGCTCAGGCCGTCTAGTCTTCCCAACTCCACAGCATAAGAAGGCCCACCAGACTGCGTCGTTTTCAATATTATCAATCAATgccaatattattattaagcgtaaaagaaagaaacagcCCAAAGCTACTGAAATAATGGCAGACCTAGTCCAAGTAGCATTTATAGGTACAAATTAATCAATGTACTCAACGAGAATGGTGAACCAACCAGTGCAATGACATCTCGGGTTGCCATGGCAAGAACATCAGCGCAGGAGACCTTGTTTTTGCAGCTTCCGACGGCATCAATGGCCGCTTTGGCTTTGATCACCGTGTCAAATCCATCTCCGGCAAGTGACAGATTATCTGGGTGATCCTTCTCCGCCGTGTTGCTTCCAGTGGATTGTATAATTACCGAGGCATCACAACCCTATAATTTATGACATAAAACAAATACCGTGATCATCATCATAAGACAACAATAAAAATCCAAACCGACACCCTTTTTTTTCCGTGTCATTGTTTCAGATTTACCTGCACAAAGCAATCATGGAAAAAGAGACGGATGGTGGCAGGAACCGTGACAAAAGTTTGTTTAAACTTCTTTTGGACGGCATCTCGAACGATGTTTTCGACATTGGGGCAGATGTTTGCGTAGTAGTTTTGCTTTAGTTGCGCTGATGCTGCTTGAGGGTAGAGCCAAAGCCCAAGGGAAAGTGACCACACGGCTATAAGAAGAAACCGACCCATTTAATTGACCAAAACTCCGAAGTTTGATTTCGGTACAGAGAGCGAgagaggaggagaagaaagggAGATTGATTTATAGGAGTGCAAGCGTGGCTCTGGTTCATGGTTGGAGTGAAAGGGATGTATATATAGTGGAAGTGTGGTCACATGCACGAAGTAAAGTTGGAATCTTCTCTACAGCCAACACATTTTTGTTAATATCACTCTTAAGTCTTAATTACCACATTGAAGAATTAATTGATCTTTGGTTCTGCTAATGGGCAGCCAGAAGCCGCCTTCAAATGTCTTATCCATAACAACTCCGTTGTCGAAATATTTTAGTAAAAACAAG
It contains:
- the LOC132186883 gene encoding peroxidase 73-like, coding for MGRFLLIAVWSLSLGLWLYPQAASAQLKQNYYANICPNVENIVRDAVQKKFKQTFVTVPATIRLFFHDCFVQGCDASVIIQSTGSNTAEKDHPDNLSLAGDGFDTVIKAKAAIDAVGSCKNKVSCADVLAMATRDVIALSGGPSYAVELGRLDGLSSKASSVNGKLPQPTFNLDQLNSLFAANGLTQADMIALSGAHTVGFSHCSKFANRIYNFSGQNPVDPSLNKDYATQLQAMCPKIVDPRIAINMDPNTPNTFDNTYFKNLQEGKGLFTSDQVLFTDARSKSTVNSWSSSSSAFQNAFVSAITKLGRVGVKTGKNGNIRTDCAAFN